GGCGGAAGCCGCGGCGGCCATTGCGATGCTCGGTTGCACGCGCGCCTGTTTTGTAGGCACGGGCGTTCTGCGGGCCGTGGCGGACGAATCCGCCTTGAAAGTCGTCGAGCTCACCGCAGGCAGACTTACGACCCTCGCAGAGACGCCACTGGGATTGCGCCATGGGCCGCTTTCGAGCGTCGATGAAAATACTCTCTTTGTGGCTTTCTTATCGAGCGAAGCGCGCCGGCGCGGCTACGAGCTCGACCTGCTGCGCGAGATTAATCGCAAGCGTCTGGGGAGAGTGCGGGCCGTCATCACGGCGTGGGCCGATAACGACGTGTCGGCGCTGGCGGATTATAGTTTGTCGTTGAACGCTGCGACGAAGAATGCCGCGACGAACAACGGCGCCGCCGATTTTCCCGATCAATATCGTCCCGTACTGGATGTTATGTTCGGGCAGACGATTGGCCTGTTCGCATCCATGCAATGCGGCCTGAAACCGGACCAGCCGAGTCCGAACGGGGTGATCACCCGCGTAGTCCAGCCCATCAAGCTGTATTCCTGATTCCACCGGCAAGATTCACCACAACCAGGATTCACTACAAGAAGGAGCGGCAGAGCCACCGACGCGGGCGGCGGCTGTGCTTCCACGGCCGCTAAGCTTTCGTTGGGACATCGGCCATGTCGGCCAGCGCCAGGCGCAGGTTCCCCGGATTCGTGGCGTAGGCGAGTCCGGTATCCAGGTCGACGACGCCCGCCCGGACAAGTTTGTCGATCTCGCCATCGAAGTGCTGCATGCCGTCCTCCGCTCCGTCTTCCATGGCTTCGAGCAGTGTCTTTCCGCCCTGTTCGCCTTTCTCGACATACTCGCGAGTGCGGAGCGTGGATTTCAGGATTTCCACCATGGCGATGCGCCCGCTTCCATCCTTGCGCGGTATCAGGCGCTGCGAAACGACGGCGCGAAAGCTCTTCGACAACCGGTTGCGAATGGTGTGTTGTTCTGCCATCGGAAAGACTCCCACAATTCGTTCGACAGTTTTCGAGGCGTCTATCGTGTGGAGGGTAGAGAGCACCAGGTGGCCCGTCTCGGCCGCCTCCAGCGCGATTTCGATGGTTTCCTTATCCCGCATTTCACCCACCAGGATGACTTTCGGCGCTTGCCGCAGCGCGGCTCGCAGCGCCAGCGCAAAGCTTGGCGTGTCGCTGTGCAGTTCCCGCTGGTGAATGATCGAGCGCTTGTGCTTGTGCATGAACTCGATCGGGTCTTCGATCGTAAGAATGTGATAAGCGTGCGTCTCATTGATGCGGTCGACCAGCGCGGCGAGGGTCGAGGATTTTCCCGATCCGGTGGGTCCAGTCACCAGAACGACACCATTTTTAAGGGCGGCCAGATCTGCGAGTTGAGGCGGCAAGTGCAGTTCGTCGAAGGTGGGAATGTGCTGCGGTATTACGCGCATCACTATCGCATGCGTCCCGCGTTGTTGAAACACGTTGACCCGAAAACGGGAATGGCCGGGCAGACGATATGAGATGTCGCATGAGCCTAGAGTTTGCAAGGCGTCGGTGGCCTGTTTGTTGCCGTTGATTAGCTCGTAAGCGATCCGGCTGGTGTCTTCCGCAGTTAACGGTCCGGTCCCAGAGATTTTCACCGGAACCAATTTGCCGGAGAGTTCCACCATAGGAAAGCTGCCCGGTGACATGATCAAGTCGCTGACCTTGCCGGGTACCTTCAGCATGGCGTGCAGCAGCGCAGGCGCGGGGATGGGCTTGGCTTGAGACGCAACAGGCGCTGGGGCAGTTTTTGCCGCGGTTTCCATTCCAAGATCCTTTTCGAAGGTTAGGTAAGATTGCAGTTGCGCGTCCGGTGGTCGGGGCGCGGTCCGCGCGGTCTTAACAGCCTCTCCCGAAACCGGTGCCGCTGTCACGTTACGTTGGAACGCGACCTCAAGGAGGAGACGTTGATCTGCCGCACTTAGTGTGCATTTGGCGTGAACCAATCAGGGCAACCCTAAACCGCGCGGTAGTCGTGAGATGCTAATACTTTTCGCGGCACCCCGGAGTTCGAGCTGATTGATCACCCGCTTAGTGCAGGCGATCAAGCTATGCTCCTAGCAGTTATCGATCATAGCCACATTGCAAAAATCTACAAATCTCATACGTCTCTTGACGTAATCTCGATTATCATACGGCTGAACAAATTGATGGTCCCGTGGGATGTATCCGGGATTACTGTTATCCATTCCCGAGTATTCGACGATACATCTCCCGCGCGTGGAGGAATTATGAAGTCTGCCACTTCGTTCTCCCGTTCCTTGCTTCGTCCCTATCCAACATCTACTTTTTTGGTTGTAACTGCTGTAATCGCGATCGTCGTAACGACGGGTTGCGGCTCGGCGGGAACATCTTCTTCTGGCACAGGTCCGAAGTTAAGTGGCAACACCACCGTGACGGTGCTGCTGTCGAGCACAGCGAACGATCAGCTGTCGCAGTTCGACCTTGACATCCAGGGCCTTACTTTGACCAGCCAGTCCGGGACGTCGGCCACCGTGCTGGCGGGCGACTGGCAGACGGAATTTATCCATGAGAATGGTGGTATCGAGCCGGTGACGACGGTGACGGTTCCTCAGGGGATTTATACGGCCGCGACAGCGACCATTGGAGCCTCCGGCTTTACCTGCGTGACGGTCATGCCTGCGCAATCTGATTCGCCCGGCAGCCTCGATACCAGCACTTATGCGTACGGGTATACTCCAACTGCTAACGTGACGGTTAACCTGCCTTCGCCGATCACTATCACGGGCGATAGCATGGGGCTTCAACTGAATTTACAGGTATTGCAGTCGGCAAGCTACCCCAGCACCTGCTATCCCACGGACTTCGCGCCGTTTTCGATTACACCGACCTTCAATCTCACTCCGGTAACGTTTGCCGCGGTACCGACGAGCCCGGCAAACGGCAAGGTTTACGAACTCGAAGGTCAGGTCAGTGCGCTGGGCTCCGACGCGAGCAGCTTTACTTTGACATTAGCCGAGACGCCCACACCGCAAAGAACACTGTCAGTGAATTCCAACAGCAACACTGTGTACCAGGGAATCGGAAACTTTTCCGCGCTTCAAGTGGGTACCTTCATCGACATGGACGGCGCAATCCAACCGGATGGATCTGTGCTGGCCACGCGCGTGGGCAGCTACGATCCAGTGGCTCTGAATGAAATGATCGGTCCGCTCGTGCAGCTTCCCGCTTCAGAGCAGACC
Above is a window of Candidatus Sulfotelmatobacter sp. DNA encoding:
- a CDS encoding PilT/PilU family type 4a pilus ATPase encodes the protein METAAKTAPAPVASQAKPIPAPALLHAMLKVPGKVSDLIMSPGSFPMVELSGKLVPVKISGTGPLTAEDTSRIAYELINGNKQATDALQTLGSCDISYRLPGHSRFRVNVFQQRGTHAIVMRVIPQHIPTFDELHLPPQLADLAALKNGVVLVTGPTGSGKSSTLAALVDRINETHAYHILTIEDPIEFMHKHKRSIIHQRELHSDTPSFALALRAALRQAPKVILVGEMRDKETIEIALEAAETGHLVLSTLHTIDASKTVERIVGVFPMAEQHTIRNRLSKSFRAVVSQRLIPRKDGSGRIAMVEILKSTLRTREYVEKGEQGGKTLLEAMEDGAEDGMQHFDGEIDKLVRAGVVDLDTGLAYATNPGNLRLALADMADVPTKA
- a CDS encoding DUF5666 domain-containing protein, whose amino-acid sequence is MKSATSFSRSLLRPYPTSTFLVVTAVIAIVVTTGCGSAGTSSSGTGPKLSGNTTVTVLLSSTANDQLSQFDLDIQGLTLTSQSGTSATVLAGDWQTEFIHENGGIEPVTTVTVPQGIYTAATATIGASGFTCVTVMPAQSDSPGSLDTSTYAYGYTPTANVTVNLPSPITITGDSMGLQLNLQVLQSASYPSTCYPTDFAPFSITPTFNLTPVTFAAVPTSPANGKVYELEGQVSALGSDASSFTLTLAETPTPQRTLSVNSNSNTVYQGIGNFSALQVGTFIDMDGAIQPDGSVLATRVGSYDPVALNEMIGPLVQLPASEQTLYSFPFGQQGQTYSVQGQDLGVYSYSDSTSFQISSQMNNLSSLPFVASFNSSNMVTGQNVAIFSQAITDYYGGQYTAATTMTLLPQTINGTVLLSAPSGSFTDYAVSLASYDLFPILAEQPGQTVRLNDPGTVEVYVDGNTQMLNAQALAPGNSLRFYGLVFNDGGTLRMDCAQVNDGVPFTTQSGSNGQFSNGQLKSGQTRTVERPSLGGTPRVISTTTQSH